The following nucleotide sequence is from Prosthecodimorpha staleyi.
CTGCTCCCCTACGCCAAGCAGTATATCTCGAACGACTATGTCGCTCTCGGTGTGGTCGCCGGCGGCGTGTTCCTGGTGGTGCTGATCGTGGTCAGCTACATCACCATGAAGATCTCCGACTTCGTGCTCGACAGCGCCTTCGGCGCGCTCGACCGCTCGGCCGGCTTCCTGTTCGGCGCGGCGCGCGGCGTGCTGCTGCTCGTCGTGGCGATGATGTTCTTCAACTGGTTCGTGCCGGTCGCCCAGCAGCCGAAATGGGTCGCCTCGGCCAAGTCGAAGCCGGTGCTCGACTATCTCGGTCAGCAGCTGATCGCGGCGCTGCCGGAGAATGCCGAGGAGACGATCCTCAACAAGCTCAGGAAGCGCAAGGACGGCGACATGCCGGCCGAGCCGGGCGACCAGGATGCGCGGCCGACCACGCCGCAGCGCAGCGGCATCACGGATCCGGCCTACAAGGTCGGCGCCCGCAAAGGCCTCGACCAGTTGATCACCACGTCGGCGCGGCCCTGAGCCGCAGCCCGTGCATGGGCGGGTCGCGCGGATGCGCTGGCATTCGCGGCGCGGACGCCCGATATGGAAGGGATCGCCGGTGGGCGGGTTGAACCCCGCACCGCCGGCTTTGGGTTTTCCGGGGTCCGGGTTTCGATCGCCTCTGCGGAGGCGGCCGCGCCGAACCGCCCCGGTCCATGGTACGGGCGGTGCCTGTCGACCGCCGATCCGACCGCGATCGCCGCTCC
It contains:
- a CDS encoding CvpA family protein, with amino-acid sequence MDFLTVLDGIVIVVVLVSALLAMYRGLMREVFSIASWAVAAGAAFYFHKPLLPYAKQYISNDYVALGVVAGGVFLVVLIVVSYITMKISDFVLDSAFGALDRSAGFLFGAARGVLLLVVAMMFFNWFVPVAQQPKWVASAKSKPVLDYLGQQLIAALPENAEETILNKLRKRKDGDMPAEPGDQDARPTTPQRSGITDPAYKVGARKGLDQLITTSARP